The Pukyongia salina genome segment ACCGTTTATGCACCGTCCTTCGCCGAATGGTACAGCAAGAATGACCTTCAAAGCCTGAAACAGGGCATAAAACGAGCCACCCGACTCATTTTTATTTTCACCTTTCCGGCCATAGTGCTGGTGTTTTTATTTTCTAAGATGATACTCGGTTTTTTCGGCCCTGGTTACATCGAAGCGCGCTGGGCCCTCATTATCCTGCTTATAGGACAAGCGGTGAACGCATTATGTGGATCGGTAGGTGTTTACATGAATATGACCGGAAAACAGGTAGTATTTCAACGGATTCTGGTTACTGCATTTACGATCAACGTGGTACTCAATCTTGTGCTAATCCCAAAATACGACCTCTTGGGAGCTGCCATTGCAACAACAATATCTACGGTGTTCTGGAACATTGTTACAACAACCTATATCTATAGAAAAGATAAAATAATAACCTTTTTAACCCTAAAATGAAACAGCTAAAGGTAGATTTCTTTGTTTTAGGCGTTGCCCGCGGGGGAACAACCTCCCTGTACAACTATATGCAGCAACATCCGGAGATCTTTCTTCCTAAAGTTAAGGAGTGTAATTTCTTTTCTGAAGTAGATTCGCTGGACAAAGAAGTGTATCTGGATCCGGACCCCGGGAAGGAATATCACATGAAGATCATTAAGGATGCGGCTATCTACAAGAATTTATTCGAAGACGCAACACCAGATCAGATCAAGGGAGAAGTGAGTCCGTCGTATCTCTGGGACCGAAATACCGCTAAAAGGATACACGATCACAATCCTAACACTAAGCTTTTAATAAGCCTTAGAAATCCCATTGAGCGAGCCTTTAGTCATTACCAGATGCACTATCAAACAGGCCACGAAAAGGAAGACAGCTTCGAGGCTGCCATCAAAGCACCTAAGAACGCCATCTGGGGCGGGGGGAATATGTACCTGGAAATGAGTTTGTATTACGAACAGTTGACCCCGTATTTCGAGCTTTTCGATCGCAAAAATATCATGGTATTGGTTTCGGAAGAATGGACCGCCCGAAACGGCGAAGCCCTTAACGAGATCTATGATTTTCTTGGGCTCGAACCGTTTTTTGATTATGAGACTGATGTACCGTTTAATGCGGCCAGAGAACTTAAAAATAAAGGATTACTAGCTTTTTTACGTTTAGATAAGGTGAAGCGCCCAATAAAATGGCTATTGCCCGAAAGTGCCAAGGATAAGCTTAAGGACAGACTGTTCTACAAAGAAGGCGAGAAACAATGTATAGATCCGGAAACGTATAGATCATTAGAAGATTATTTCAGGGAAGATGTGTATAAAACCAGCGAACTAACCGGAATAGACCTTCATCGCATCTGGGAGTTCGAAAAATCAAATGAGGTAAGCCAATGATAAGCAGGAAACACAAAACCTTATTTGTCCATATTCCCAAAGTAGCCGGGCAGAGCATCGAGACCATTTTTCTGAGAGATCTGGGTTTAGACTGGCACATCAGGGGCGAATTGTTGCTTCGGAAGAAAAAAAAGGAGGAACCGGGCCCCGAACGCCTGGCTCACCTGAAAGCGAAAGAATATCTTGAATTTAATTATATAGACAAGCCAACTTTCGATAGTTATTTCAAGTTTGGCTTTGTGAGAAATCCGTATTCAAGGATGTTGTCCGTGTATAATTACCTGGGTTATGGAAAGATCATCTCTTTCAACGCATTTATGGAAAAAGTGGTGAAACAGCAATTAGCACAAGACAACTTTTTCTATAGCGCGCAATACGATTATCTGTACGATGAAAAGGGTGAGTTGATGGTAGATTATGTGGGTAAACTTGAAAGTCTGGCCGAAGATATGAAGCTGGTATTGCAAAAAACCGGCCTGGAGGGACATGAGATCCCTCACGTAAATAAATCGGAAAAAGGGCGTAAAAGAGGATTGGCAGCTTTAATAAAGAATCCCCGTCTCTGGCCATGCTTCAAACCGGGTCTGCTGTTTTCTTCAGAAAAGAAAAAATCACTTAACGAAGCAGAAAAGCAAAAGGTTTACCAGCTTTTTGCCAAAGATTTTGAGCATTTTGGTTATGAACGATAAGAAAAACATATTCTTTATCAGCATATCCTGCGATATGTACGGATCTTCTAAGGTCATGTTATCGCTGGTGCTTCAAATAAAAGAAAATAGCACGGAATACAACCCAATTGTATGCCTTCCGCCCGAGCAGGGCCCCTTGAGAGAAAAGCTTGTGGAAGCCGGCATCGAAATTATTGAAATGCCGGTGGTGAAGCTCACCCGTTCCATGCTGAAGTCGCTAAACTTCATCAAACTAATAAAGGAATACTTAAAGGCGAAGCGCAATTTTAAAGCACATACCAAAGGACGAAGTGTGGACATAATTCAATCCAATACCCTGGCAACTCTTTTTGGAGCCTGGTATTGTAGGTTTAGGAAGCCGAAACATATAATGCATGTGCACGAGATCATGGACCGGCCGAAGATTGCTACCTCGTTTTTTAAATTGATCTTAAAATATTTTTGTGATGAAGTGGTTTATAATTCGGAAGCAACGGCAGCTTTTTACAACCAGGCCTCACCTGCGTTGAAACGGAAATCGCGAACCATCGTGAACGGTGTAGACCAAACCGAAGTCCGTATTTCAGAAGAAAAAAAGAAACAGATACGAGCCCGCTTATTTGGTGCCGGTGAAAATGAAATTGTGATAGGCCTTGTGGGCAGGATCAACAGACTGAAAGGGCACGAGCTAAGTTTGAAGGCATTTAGGCAGCTAACATCCGCATACCCGAACCTTAAACTTTGTTTTATTGGTTCTCCTCCGCCGGGACAAGAACACTTTTTAAGTAACTTGGAGGCAAAGATCCAACAAGATGATCTGGAGGAACAGGTGCGCATTATTGGTTTTCAGGAAGAAGTATTCTCTATTATGGAATCTCTGGACCTGGCGGTAGTGCCTTCCACCGAGCCGGAATCGTTCGGACTCGTAGTGGTTGAGGCCATGATGGCGGGAAAGGCGGTGATCGGGTCTGATATTGGCGGAATTTCCACCATTATCAAAGATGGGGAGAACGGTTTATTGTTCGAGCCGAATAATGAACAGGAATATGTTGCCGCGATCAGGAAATTACTGGACAACAAGGAGTTGAAGACCCGTCTGGAAGAAAATGCCCTAGTCTATTCCCAGGAAACCTATTCCTCTAAGGCCATGTATACTAAGTTTAAACAATTGTACGAGACACTATCATAAATGGGACAATGGTTTTATAAAATATGTTTGATTTTGCTTATCTGGTCATTGCAGAAGGCGAATATCGAATTGTCCTTTGCCGTTGCGGCTTTCGTTACCCTGGTGTCCTTCCGGGCGAAATTATCGAGCCAGGTCTTGCTACTTATTATTTTCCTTTTTTTCCTGGTGATCATTGGGTGTATCACGGTTTTTAACCCGGAGAACGACTATTATTTCTTCTTTAAAGACCTCATCTATTTTATACGTCCTATCCTGGTGATCCTTGCGGGCTATTTTATAGCCATGAGGTTTCACAATAAGATGAGCTTTCTCAATATCATTGTACTTATGGGCTTTTATTTTGCCTTAATGCACTTATTGAGTTTTGTATGGTACTTTAATATTATTCCCAGCCATACGAGTGGGATCCGAAACATCTTCGGGCGTTATAACCATGTTGAAACCGTTGCTTTATTACTCATTTTGTGCGTTAAAGGGTTGCCGGTGAAGCGTTCGCGATATAAGTTTTTTTATCAGGCCTTTGTAGCCTGCCTTGTATTGTCTGTACTGCTTTATTTTTCCAGAACTATGATAATGGTGATCTTACTTGGAAGCCTGGCGTATTTTGGATATTTAAAACTTAACAGAAAGGGAACCATTGCCCTGGGGATCATAGGGCTCCTGGTAGGGGCTTTCATCTTGTTTTTACAGGCCTATCAACCTTCTTTGGAAAACCCCGGGGTGGTAGATACTTTTTTGCTGAAGATAAAAAACTCGGTTAATGAGAGCTTTAGTCTTGAGAATGTTGATGTTAATGATCTTGACCGAAGAAAACTATGGAAGCATTGGCGCGCTTACGAGGCCTTCAAGGTTTACGGTGAGATCGACAAGGAGAAACAGTGGTTAACAGGGCAGGGATTTGGTTCTACGGTAGATATTGGTTTCGAAGCCAGGCTGGATGGAGAATTAACCCAGCATTTATCGTTAACACATAACGGCTTTGCCTACCTCTACCTTAAAACCGGGATATTAGGATTGATCATTTACGTTTTGGTGGTGCTTTATTTATATTCATTTTCATATTCCCCCAGGAAAGGGACAATAGCCGATGTGGGGAACAAGCTCCTGGTAGCCACCACATTTTATATATTAATCACAAGTTTTGTAGTAACCGGGATATTTAAACCGTATGATATGGCTACACTGCTTATTGGAGGTGCATTTGCATTAAAACAATTTAAACCAAGTGAAGATAGCGATACTGGGAACCAGAGGGATACCCAATAATTATGGTGGATTTGAGCAGTTTGCCGAGTTTTTTTCAGTTTTTCTGAAGGAAAAGGGGCATGATGTATGGGTCTATTCGTCCGGTGCGCACGAATATCAGGAACCCACTTATAAGGGGGTTCAACTTATTCATTGCAAGGACCCCGAACACAAGATCGGCACTATAGGACAGTTTGTGTACGATTTCAATTGCATCCATGATGCCAGGAAGCGAAATTTCGATATCATTCTTCAGCTTGGATATACCAGCAGTTCCATTTGGAGAAGATACCTTCCTAAGAAATCTATGATAGTTACCAACATGGATGGGCTGGAATGGAAACGGACCAAATTCTCAAAAAAAGTACGAAGCTTCCTAAAATATGCCGAATCCCTGGCCATAAAAGGCAGCGACCACCTAATTGCAGACTCCATCGGGATACAGGAATATCTTAAAAAGACCTATGGAGTGGAATCCAAATACATTCCTTACGGATCGACCGTCTTCAAAGATCCCGCCCTATCTGTGCTAAACGAGTACAACCTGGAGCCACAGCAATACAATATGCTCATTGCAAGGATGGAACCCGAAAACAGCATTGAAATTATTTTGGATGGGGTTGTACAGAGTGGAAATAAATTACCATTTCTTGTGGTAGGCAAACACGACACGAACAAATTTGGGCATTATTTAAAGGAAAAGTTCAAAGACTATCCATCGATCCGTTTTGTGGGCGGCATATACAACCAGAACCACCTGAACAATCTGCGTTATCATTCGAACTTATATTTTCACGGTCATACGGTTGGAGGAACCAACCCATCCCTGCTAGAGGCCATGGGAAGTAATTCCCTGATCGTGGCGCATAATAATAAGTTCAACGCCGCTATCCTGGAAGAGGATGCGTTTTATTTCAGAGATGCAGATGAGGTAGCAAGGACCCTGGAAAATGTCGATAACAAACAAGACTACACACATTACCTGGAAAATAACACACAAAAGATAAAAGAAAAATACACCTGGGAATTGATCAATCAAACCTATCTGGACTACTTCGAAGAGACGTATGCAGCTTTTAAATAAAATAGTCGTTTCCGAAAGGACTTATGTGGTGCTTCTTGCGGCACTGCTTATATCATTGCCCCTTTCGTATGGTTTCGGTACAGGGATACTTATCACACTGCTTGCAGCTTCCCTCGTTTCGGCTCGTTTTCATAAGATACATTTTAGAAGAGGTTACCTGGCGCCTATACTGTTATATGGCTTAATGATAGTATCTCTTCTCTGGACGAGTAGCACACATAATTCGCTGCGTGGTCTTGAACGCCAACTGGCTATGATCATCATTCCAATGGCGTTTATTCTCATGCCCGAAATTTCCATGAGATCCCGAAACAGTATTTTATATGCCTTTTCCATTGGCTTATCGATTTTTGCACTATTCTTTTTTGCGTTGGCAGGGGTGGATTATCTGGAGGCTGGCAATGTGAACAGGTTCTTCTACCATGCCCTGGTTTCGCCACTTGAGCTAAATGCGATCTACATATCTGTGCTGGTTTCACTTAGCGGCTTGTTTCTGTTATTTGTGCAACGGAAAACTACGGTTGTTATATGTCTTCTTATCGTACACGCGATCTTTCTGGTGTTACTTGCGTCTAAGATCATAATTGTTATAACAGCTTTGGTTGCGGCCATTGGCATTATAAGTAGATTCCGAAGGTCACGCATCATGATCCTGCTTCCTGTACTCTTGCTGGGCTTGCTCCTTTTAATGGTAACCTCCAATCCGGTCAAAGAAAGATTCGAAAGAGAAGTAACGGCCTCGAATATAAAGGAGGTGTTGCAATGTGAGCGATTTAATAAAGTCTACGACTGGACCGGCACTACCATCCGTTTGTTTCAGGCCCGAATATTTGTGGAGATGTTCGAGGAGGACAAAGTTTACTTCACGGGCTATGGAATTAACAACTCCAAGGATAAGATCATCGAAAAACAGAAACATTACAATTTGTGGCAAGGGTATTACGAATATAATTTTCACAACCAGTATATCCAGGCATTCGCCGAATTAGGCGTCTTCGGATTTGTTTTTCTGTTGCTCCTGTTAGGGGTTGTTCTTTGGTATTACTTAAAAACCCGTGATATTATGTTCCTGTCTTTATTCCTGGTCATGATGGTGGTATTTTTAACAGAATCGTATATCTGGAGACAAAGAGGATTATATCATTTTCTTGTGTTATTTTGTTTGTTGATTAAAACCGCACCACTTCTACAAAAAGAAAACAGGAAATAAACAAAATAGAGATCAATTTTAAATTAACTTCCTTAAAGATTAAGTAAGACGTCAGTATTACAAAACAGGCCCAATAATAACCGATCATGCGTTGTCCCTTCAACGTATAACTGTCTGCTTCATTTTACAATTATGGTCTGGATATACAAAAGCAACCTATTTGGCACTAGCGCGTCATTTATATTAAAATAGATACCTTTATGGGCAATTAATGCGTGGCTACAGCGCCCACATTGATACAACAAAGCGTTAAGAGTCATGCATACCCGAAACAGCCGAAATGAAAGTCTTACTTAGAGCGATTTACCCGTATATCTATCTGTGCTTGTTTTTAACGATTCCCTTCGATAATTACGTGCGGGTTTTCCCTAATATCTTAATGGCAGCACTAGTGCTTATCTTCCCCTTCGTGGTAGATAGAAGTGATTGGAAAAAGATGCATCGCGGGCCTGTGGTAGCGTTTTTAGTATTTATCTTATACATAGGGCTAAACGCCTTTTTCCAGGGCAGATTCGAAGAAGATTTTGTCATCTTTAAGAAGATCGCTCTCGCGTTCGGGCTTGCGATCCTGTATTTGCCAGTTCAGGATAGGCGAAAGATTAGTATGGCCATCATATTTTCATCCCTGGCGGCTATAGTGTTCTCGATAATAAAGATCATTATCATAATTAATGTTTCTGAAGTAATTGCACTGGGTTATTCGCGAGAGGTGATCGAAGCCCTGCTTATCGACCGTCTGTATCTGGGCTTGTTAAGCGTACTGAGTATTCTAATTTCATACCAGTCCATTAGCCGAAAATATCACCCTAACAATCAGTATCATTTAATTAATATTATCATAAATGTGCTGTTTACCTTCCTGATGGTTTCCAAGGTCGCGATCATTGTACTGGCCATCCTGTTCCTGCTTAGGCTGTTGTATAGCAGTAAGATCATAGTGAGGATCTCGGCAGCGGTGATCGCCGTTTTTTGTGTGGTTATCCTTTTTACGGCAATTCGAAACCTAGAGCGGACCGAGTCTCCATTAGCCGGGAGATCTAATGCAGAGCAAACTTTTCTCATGAATACACTTACATGGGAATTGCGTACAACGGTTTGGAGGTGTGGCGTATCGGTATCTAAAAAGGAAGGACTTATTGTAGAAGGACTTGGATTTGAAGGAACACGTGATTCCTTATTAGAATGCTATGCTAATAAGATAGAGGATGACTGGAAAAGAAACAGGTTCGTTTCCATGGGCTATAATTCACATAACCAGTTTATAGATCTATACCTTATGTACGGGATCGTTGCCCTGGTGCTCTTCGTAGTATTTCTCCTTGTTACGTTAGTGCGAAACAGAAAGCACTATTTCACCATCGCCTTACTTGTCACCTTGATCTCGTACGCGCTTGTTGAAAACGTCTTTCACAGGCAAATAGGAGCATATTATGTTGGCTTTATCCTCATCGTATTGTTATCCAGGAATTTTCAAGGACAAATGAATGAACTAAAAGAAGATTAAAATGCAGGCAAATTGTATTTTTGCCGCGTGTTAAATAAAATTGATCGAGAAATCGAATTATAATATATGAAAATAGCAGTTATAGGAACAGGTTATGTGGGGTTGGTAACCGGGACTTGCCTGGCCGAGACCGGGAATGATGTGATCTGTGTAGATATTGATGCAGAAAAGGTTGAAAAGATGAAACAAGGCGTTGTTCCTATTTACGAACCACACCTCGATGTGCTTTTTGAAAGGAATATAAAAGCGGGCAGACTCGAATTCACCACCTCTCTTGATGAGGGCCTCGCGCATGGCGATATCATCTTTCTCGCCCTTCCCACTCCTGAAGATGAGGATGGCTCGGCAGATTTATCCTACGTTCTGAAAGTTTCGGAGGATATTGGAAAGAAGATAGACAACTATAAAGTGATTGTGGACAAGAGTACCGTGCCTGTAGGTACTGCTGAAAAAGTAAGGGCTGTGATCGCTCAAAATGCCACCACCGATTTCGACGTGGTTTCCAACCCCGAATTCCTTAGGGAGGGATATGCTGTAGATGATTTCCTGAAACCAGAACGTATCGTTATTGGTTCCAGCAGCGAAAGAGCTACCCGGTTAATGCAAAAATTGTACAGCCCCTTCGTTCGTTCCGGTAACCCCATTATCACTATGGATGAAAAGTCGGCAGAGCTCACTAAATATGCAGCCAATTCTTTTCTTGCCACTAAGATCACCTTTATGAACGAGATCGCAAATTATTGTGAAAAAGTAGGTGCGGATGTAGACAAGGTTAGGGTAGGTATGGGTACCGATTCTCGAATAGGGAAACGATTTTTATTTCCAGGTATTGGTTATGGGGGTAGTTGCTTTCCAAAAGATGTAAAGGCGCTATTGCATGCCGGGACATTAGTGGACTACGATTTTAAGATACTGGATTCGGTAGTCGAGATTAATCAAATTCAGAAACAAATTCTTATTCCCAAAATAACCGCCCACTTTGGTACAGATCTAAGTGGAAAGAAAATCGCTATCTGGGGACTGTCCTTTAAGCCTGAAACAGATGATATACGAGAGGCTCCGGCCATCGATATAATGAATAGTCTGTTGGACCTAGGAGCCGAGCTTACCGTCTTCGATCCGGAGGCCATGCCTAATATCCGAAAGCAATTTGGGGACAAACTTAATTATGCCAACGGCATGTACGATACCCTGGAAGGCGCAGATGCTTTAGTGATCTGTACAGAATGGAGCATTTTCCGTTCCCCTAGTTTCTCAAGGGTAAAGGAGTTGATGAAATCCCATGTGATTTTCGACGGGCGCAACATCTATCAGGTTGATGAAATGGCAAACGAAGGATTTAAGTACGTTTCTATAGGTAGAAACCAAGCAAACTAGCTATATGGATAATCGCAAGAAAAGAGTATTAATTACAGGAGCTGCCGGGTTTTTAGGGTCGCATTTATGCGATCGGTTTGTGGAAGAAGGATACTCGGTAGTAGGAATGGATAATCTTATTACAGGCGATCTGAAGAACATTGAACATCTTTTCAAAAAGGCCGAGTTCGAATTCTACCATCACGATGTAACTAAATTTGTTCATGTTCCTGGCCCTGTAGATTATATCATGCACTTTGCATCTCCTGCCAGCCCGATCGATTATCTGAAAATTCCCATTCAAACCCTGAAAGTTGGCTCCCTGGGAACCCACAATTTATTAGGGCTTGCTAAACAAAAGAACGCAAGGATCCTCATCGCTTCCACATCCGAGATCTACGG includes the following:
- a CDS encoding O-antigen ligase family protein, with amino-acid sequence MLIWSLQKANIELSFAVAAFVTLVSFRAKLSSQVLLLIIFLFFLVIIGCITVFNPENDYYFFFKDLIYFIRPILVILAGYFIAMRFHNKMSFLNIIVLMGFYFALMHLLSFVWYFNIIPSHTSGIRNIFGRYNHVETVALLLILCVKGLPVKRSRYKFFYQAFVACLVLSVLLYFSRTMIMVILLGSLAYFGYLKLNRKGTIALGIIGLLVGAFILFLQAYQPSLENPGVVDTFLLKIKNSVNESFSLENVDVNDLDRRKLWKHWRAYEAFKVYGEIDKEKQWLTGQGFGSTVDIGFEARLDGELTQHLSLTHNGFAYLYLKTGILGLIIYVLVVLYLYSFSYSPRKGTIADVGNKLLVATTFYILITSFVVTGIFKPYDMATLLIGGAFALKQFKPSEDSDTGNQRDTQ
- a CDS encoding DUF1972 domain-containing protein, giving the protein MKIAILGTRGIPNNYGGFEQFAEFFSVFLKEKGHDVWVYSSGAHEYQEPTYKGVQLIHCKDPEHKIGTIGQFVYDFNCIHDARKRNFDIILQLGYTSSSIWRRYLPKKSMIVTNMDGLEWKRTKFSKKVRSFLKYAESLAIKGSDHLIADSIGIQEYLKKTYGVESKYIPYGSTVFKDPALSVLNEYNLEPQQYNMLIARMEPENSIEIILDGVVQSGNKLPFLVVGKHDTNKFGHYLKEKFKDYPSIRFVGGIYNQNHLNNLRYHSNLYFHGHTVGGTNPSLLEAMGSNSLIVAHNNKFNAAILEEDAFYFRDADEVARTLENVDNKQDYTHYLENNTQKIKEKYTWELINQTYLDYFEETYAAFK
- a CDS encoding sulfotransferase, with product MKQLKVDFFVLGVARGGTTSLYNYMQQHPEIFLPKVKECNFFSEVDSLDKEVYLDPDPGKEYHMKIIKDAAIYKNLFEDATPDQIKGEVSPSYLWDRNTAKRIHDHNPNTKLLISLRNPIERAFSHYQMHYQTGHEKEDSFEAAIKAPKNAIWGGGNMYLEMSLYYEQLTPYFELFDRKNIMVLVSEEWTARNGEALNEIYDFLGLEPFFDYETDVPFNAARELKNKGLLAFLRLDKVKRPIKWLLPESAKDKLKDRLFYKEGEKQCIDPETYRSLEDYFREDVYKTSELTGIDLHRIWEFEKSNEVSQ
- a CDS encoding O-antigen ligase family protein; this translates as MKVLLRAIYPYIYLCLFLTIPFDNYVRVFPNILMAALVLIFPFVVDRSDWKKMHRGPVVAFLVFILYIGLNAFFQGRFEEDFVIFKKIALAFGLAILYLPVQDRRKISMAIIFSSLAAIVFSIIKIIIIINVSEVIALGYSREVIEALLIDRLYLGLLSVLSILISYQSISRKYHPNNQYHLINIIINVLFTFLMVSKVAIIVLAILFLLRLLYSSKIIVRISAAVIAVFCVVILFTAIRNLERTESPLAGRSNAEQTFLMNTLTWELRTTVWRCGVSVSKKEGLIVEGLGFEGTRDSLLECYANKIEDDWKRNRFVSMGYNSHNQFIDLYLMYGIVALVLFVVFLLVTLVRNRKHYFTIALLVTLISYALVENVFHRQIGAYYVGFILIVLLSRNFQGQMNELKED
- a CDS encoding UDP-glucose dehydrogenase family protein, encoding MKIAVIGTGYVGLVTGTCLAETGNDVICVDIDAEKVEKMKQGVVPIYEPHLDVLFERNIKAGRLEFTTSLDEGLAHGDIIFLALPTPEDEDGSADLSYVLKVSEDIGKKIDNYKVIVDKSTVPVGTAEKVRAVIAQNATTDFDVVSNPEFLREGYAVDDFLKPERIVIGSSSERATRLMQKLYSPFVRSGNPIITMDEKSAELTKYAANSFLATKITFMNEIANYCEKVGADVDKVRVGMGTDSRIGKRFLFPGIGYGGSCFPKDVKALLHAGTLVDYDFKILDSVVEINQIQKQILIPKITAHFGTDLSGKKIAIWGLSFKPETDDIREAPAIDIMNSLLDLGAELTVFDPEAMPNIRKQFGDKLNYANGMYDTLEGADALVICTEWSIFRSPSFSRVKELMKSHVIFDGRNIYQVDEMANEGFKYVSIGRNQAN
- a CDS encoding sulfotransferase family 2 domain-containing protein, whose protein sequence is MISRKHKTLFVHIPKVAGQSIETIFLRDLGLDWHIRGELLLRKKKKEEPGPERLAHLKAKEYLEFNYIDKPTFDSYFKFGFVRNPYSRMLSVYNYLGYGKIISFNAFMEKVVKQQLAQDNFFYSAQYDYLYDEKGELMVDYVGKLESLAEDMKLVLQKTGLEGHEIPHVNKSEKGRKRGLAALIKNPRLWPCFKPGLLFSSEKKKSLNEAEKQKVYQLFAKDFEHFGYER
- a CDS encoding O-antigen ligase family protein → MQLLNKIVVSERTYVVLLAALLISLPLSYGFGTGILITLLAASLVSARFHKIHFRRGYLAPILLYGLMIVSLLWTSSTHNSLRGLERQLAMIIIPMAFILMPEISMRSRNSILYAFSIGLSIFALFFFALAGVDYLEAGNVNRFFYHALVSPLELNAIYISVLVSLSGLFLLFVQRKTTVVICLLIVHAIFLVLLASKIIIVITALVAAIGIISRFRRSRIMILLPVLLLGLLLLMVTSNPVKERFEREVTASNIKEVLQCERFNKVYDWTGTTIRLFQARIFVEMFEEDKVYFTGYGINNSKDKIIEKQKHYNLWQGYYEYNFHNQYIQAFAELGVFGFVFLLLLLGVVLWYYLKTRDIMFLSLFLVMMVVFLTESYIWRQRGLYHFLVLFCLLIKTAPLLQKENRK
- a CDS encoding glycosyltransferase family 4 protein yields the protein MNDKKNIFFISISCDMYGSSKVMLSLVLQIKENSTEYNPIVCLPPEQGPLREKLVEAGIEIIEMPVVKLTRSMLKSLNFIKLIKEYLKAKRNFKAHTKGRSVDIIQSNTLATLFGAWYCRFRKPKHIMHVHEIMDRPKIATSFFKLILKYFCDEVVYNSEATAAFYNQASPALKRKSRTIVNGVDQTEVRISEEKKKQIRARLFGAGENEIVIGLVGRINRLKGHELSLKAFRQLTSAYPNLKLCFIGSPPPGQEHFLSNLEAKIQQDDLEEQVRIIGFQEEVFSIMESLDLAVVPSTEPESFGLVVVEAMMAGKAVIGSDIGGISTIIKDGENGLLFEPNNEQEYVAAIRKLLDNKELKTRLEENALVYSQETYSSKAMYTKFKQLYETLS